A region of Blattabacterium cuenoti STAT DNA encodes the following proteins:
- the lptB gene encoding LPS export ABC transporter ATP-binding protein has protein sequence MSLKANNVCKKYKNKYIIRNVSIQLEKGEIVGLIGPNGAGKTTSFYIIIGLIKPDKGKILFFNQDITFYPMYRRSKIGIGYLAQEPSIFRKLSVEDNILCILEMQKISRKEREKTTERLIKELGLQKIRNHRGDLISGGERRRTEIARCLAINPKFILLDEPFSGIDPIAIEELQKIILFLKKKNIGILITDHNIQEIVTITDRIYLMFNGKIIKYGSTVEIMKDPLIRKVYLGSRIINFRNK, from the coding sequence ATGAGTTTGAAAGCTAACAACGTATGTAAAAAATATAAAAATAAGTATATAATTAGAAATGTTTCGATTCAATTAGAAAAAGGAGAAATTGTTGGATTAATAGGTCCTAATGGAGCAGGAAAAACAACTTCTTTTTACATAATTATAGGATTAATTAAGCCAGACAAAGGAAAAATATTATTTTTTAATCAAGATATAACATTTTATCCCATGTACCGACGCTCTAAAATAGGGATCGGATATTTAGCTCAAGAACCATCTATATTTAGAAAATTATCTGTAGAAGATAATATTTTATGCATATTAGAAATGCAAAAAATATCTCGTAAAGAAAGAGAAAAAACAACAGAAAGACTAATTAAAGAATTAGGATTACAAAAAATTCGAAATCATAGAGGAGATCTAATTTCTGGAGGAGAAAGAAGACGTACAGAAATTGCTAGATGTTTAGCTATAAATCCTAAATTTATTCTTTTAGATGAACCTTTTTCTGGAATTGATCCAATTGCTATAGAGGAATTACAGAAAATAATTCTTTTTCTAAAAAAGAAAAACATAGGTATACTAATTACAGATCATAACATACAAGAAATTGTTACAATAACAGATCGTATTTATTTAATGTTTAATGGAAAAATCATAAAATATGGATCTACCGTAGAAATTATGAAAGATCCTTTAATAAGGAAAGTTTATCTGGGAAGTAGGATCATAAATTTTAGAAATAAATGA
- a CDS encoding thiamine diphosphokinase, producing MNHRFDSPEVGLFLNGTPPPFLEKIFCFYKKIFAVDGAFYYLNEFGVSVDYIIGDFDSILLKKNIPLKTNLLKIYDQNYTDFDKALNVIYDLGFTNINVWGASGMEQDHFLGNLSTALKYKKKLSIIFHDQYHFYFFSDKNISFYQKKNKKVSLFPFPTVEGLCTYGLKYSIKKGVLKIGETIGIRNEAYKQIIKINYKKGELLIFIEK from the coding sequence ATGAATCATCGATTTGATAGTCCAGAAGTAGGATTATTTTTAAATGGGACACCTCCTCCTTTTTTAGAAAAAATTTTTTGTTTTTATAAAAAAATATTTGCAGTAGATGGTGCTTTTTATTACTTAAATGAATTTGGGGTTTCAGTAGATTATATTATTGGAGATTTTGATTCTATTTTATTAAAAAAAAATATTCCTTTAAAAACTAATTTATTAAAAATTTATGATCAAAATTATACTGATTTCGATAAAGCATTGAATGTTATTTATGATCTAGGATTTACAAATATTAATGTTTGGGGTGCGAGTGGAATGGAGCAAGATCACTTTTTAGGAAATTTATCTACAGCCTTAAAATATAAAAAAAAATTATCTATAATATTCCATGATCAATATCATTTTTATTTTTTTTCTGATAAGAATATTTCTTTTTATCAGAAAAAAAATAAAAAAGTTTCTTTATTTCCGTTTCCTACAGTAGAAGGATTATGTACTTATGGATTAAAATATTCCATAAAAAAAGGGGTTTTAAAAATAGGAGAAACAATAGGAATTAGAAATGAAGCTTATAAACAAATAATAAAAATAAATTACAAAAAAGGGGAATTATTAATATTTATAGAAAAATAA